In Deltaproteobacteria bacterium, a single window of DNA contains:
- the qhpC gene encoding quinohemoprotein amine dehydrogenase subunit gamma, producing the protein MKHLKAANQKAEAVEQAQAAQQAVREDIVGMAMPGGCTTVFNPGWEANMWGGTSGMCSPMEADLLSCANMCWWPAQVPDSLQSSPEWAKACSGSNQEDWKNFEVVFPKVN; encoded by the coding sequence ATGAAACACCTCAAAGCGGCGAATCAGAAAGCGGAAGCAGTTGAGCAGGCGCAGGCCGCTCAACAAGCGGTTCGAGAAGATATCGTCGGTATGGCGATGCCAGGAGGCTGCACGACAGTGTTCAACCCGGGTTGGGAAGCCAACATGTGGGGCGGTACAAGCGGCATGTGTTCTCCCATGGAGGCTGACCTCTTGAGCTGCGCGAATATGTGTTGGTGGCCGGCGCAAGTGCCAGACAGTCTGCAATCGTCGCCGGAATGGGCTAAGGCGTGTTCCGGATCGAATCAAGAAGACTGGAAGAATTTTGAAGTCGTCTTCCCCAAGGTCAATTAG
- the peaB gene encoding quinohemoprotein amine dehydrogenase maturation protein, with amino-acid sequence MDLQFRPENAHVIPSAQGPILVAARSMALFVLDRAAEAILTYARSHPRFSLAQLTEALATQVSPQEVDETVQELTRLHVLVQGDRPMPSVQPVVDVARFPVGSLVLNVANKCNLHCSYCYEPEAAKYGPAPVQMEWETARTSVDFLFRKAGGNPEVNLIFFGGEALLNFKLMQQVVAYAQEKGRAAGKRVDFSLTTNGTLLTDEIIDFFQEHRFGITVSMDGPRELHDQRRFFLTAKGERRGSYEQIVPRVKRLLARYTARPVVARVTVTKGTVDIVRIYEHLAELGFFEIGFAPVTAKNGEDYGLEPADLRQVLDGFKELGDVYVERALRNRYTGFSNLSTMLTDLHAGTNKLFPCGAGLGLLDVDGNGDVYLCHRFPGTEEHRYGNVKEGIEYDRLNEFINGAHVGNKPVCQTCWIRGLCGGGCYHEAYTQFGDGALPNLHYCDFLREWTEYGVGVYMKLQAENPGFVETYVVRGRGDAPKELT; translated from the coding sequence ATGGATTTGCAATTTCGCCCCGAGAACGCGCATGTCATTCCTTCGGCGCAAGGACCCATCCTGGTTGCCGCACGTAGCATGGCGCTCTTCGTCTTGGATCGGGCGGCGGAAGCGATCCTTACTTACGCTCGCAGCCATCCGCGCTTTTCCCTGGCACAGCTGACCGAAGCGTTGGCGACGCAAGTCTCTCCGCAAGAAGTGGACGAAACCGTTCAAGAGCTGACGCGCTTGCACGTGTTGGTGCAGGGCGACCGTCCGATGCCGTCGGTACAGCCGGTTGTCGATGTGGCGCGTTTTCCGGTGGGGTCGTTGGTGCTGAATGTGGCCAACAAATGCAATCTCCACTGCTCGTATTGTTACGAGCCCGAGGCGGCGAAGTATGGTCCGGCGCCAGTGCAGATGGAGTGGGAGACGGCGCGCACGAGCGTGGACTTCCTCTTTCGGAAGGCCGGCGGAAACCCGGAGGTCAACCTGATCTTTTTTGGCGGTGAGGCGTTGCTCAATTTCAAGTTGATGCAACAGGTGGTTGCCTACGCGCAAGAGAAAGGGCGAGCGGCGGGGAAGCGCGTCGATTTTTCCTTGACCACGAACGGCACGCTGCTGACGGATGAGATCATCGACTTCTTCCAAGAGCATCGCTTCGGCATCACCGTGAGCATGGATGGCCCGCGAGAACTCCATGACCAACGACGCTTCTTTCTGACGGCGAAAGGCGAGCGCCGCGGCTCCTACGAGCAGATAGTGCCGCGGGTCAAGCGCTTGTTGGCGCGTTACACTGCGCGCCCGGTGGTTGCACGAGTGACGGTCACGAAAGGCACGGTAGACATTGTCCGCATCTACGAGCATCTCGCCGAGTTGGGATTTTTCGAGATCGGCTTTGCACCGGTGACGGCGAAGAACGGCGAAGACTATGGCTTGGAGCCTGCCGATCTGCGTCAGGTGCTGGATGGATTCAAGGAACTCGGTGACGTCTACGTCGAGCGCGCGCTCCGCAATCGGTACACCGGCTTTTCCAATCTCAGCACCATGCTCACCGACCTGCACGCCGGGACCAACAAGCTTTTTCCTTGCGGTGCCGGTTTAGGACTGTTGGATGTGGACGGCAATGGCGATGTCTACCTCTGCCATCGTTTCCCGGGGACGGAAGAGCATCGTTACGGCAACGTCAAAGAAGGCATCGAGTACGACCGGCTCAACGAATTTATCAACGGTGCGCATGTCGGCAACAAACCCGTCTGTCAGACGTGCTGGATTCGCGGGTTGTGCGGCGGTGGCTGCTACCATGAAGCCTACACGCAGTTTGGCGACGGTGCGTTGCCCAATTTGCACTACTGCGATTTCCTGAGAGAGTGGACGGAGTATGGCGTTGGGGTGTACATGAAACTGCAAGCGGAAAACCCCGGATTCGTGGAAACCTACGTGGTCCGCGGACGTGGCGACGCGCCGAAGGAATTGACCTGA
- the peaA gene encoding quinohemoprotein amine dehydrogenase subunit alpha, translated as MNMRKFWFLILGFSLLWPSVVGLAEELSGAALVQSRCAMCHAAESGGKLEAIATQRKTPEGWEMTLDRMMRMHGLRLQPGEGGALVKYLSDHSGLAPSEIGAYRYALEKRTSTVVSTSEIPKIVQGACLACHSYARIALQRRTPEAWRRMVDTKLALFTNTENVTASSGMLNSFWYDDAVKDAIPFVAKHFPLATEAWKKWHAAAKPNYAGTWKVVGHDAGKGGDYTGQLTLKASGGDRYEGEFTHEFADGSKISGKTTAILYTGFQWRGLAQVEGGQRQQEIFFGSEDGATLSGRRLSSPLGDIGSDETLYKQKDAARLLTMSPTAVKAGGQQRVKLFGMSFPSGLTSTAVHLGDGVKVQSLTQNGNDSVIVNVTTEKSAKVGVRQVKIDGVAGDLALQVYRTIDHIRLSPEHGFARPGGIKARKAMEQFEVIGYSNGKDGVKGTADDVKLGRVAPVKWNVEENVTRNDDDDVRFVGQINEQGLFTPADDGPNAKRERSEHNVGDIWIEAWYTPEGAKRPMGVRTPMLVMPEKFSFQPIE; from the coding sequence GAACTGTCCGGGGCAGCTTTGGTGCAAAGCCGCTGCGCGATGTGCCACGCAGCGGAATCGGGCGGGAAGCTGGAAGCGATCGCGACCCAGCGTAAAACGCCCGAAGGTTGGGAGATGACCCTTGACCGGATGATGCGTATGCACGGCCTGCGCCTCCAACCCGGAGAAGGCGGCGCGCTCGTCAAATACCTGAGCGATCATTCTGGTCTGGCACCGTCCGAAATCGGGGCGTATCGCTATGCCCTGGAAAAACGGACGAGCACGGTGGTTTCGACATCTGAGATCCCCAAGATCGTGCAAGGCGCGTGTTTGGCGTGCCATTCTTATGCGCGCATCGCGCTCCAGCGACGCACCCCGGAAGCCTGGCGGCGCATGGTCGATACCAAGCTGGCGTTGTTCACCAATACGGAAAACGTGACCGCGTCTTCCGGCATGCTGAACTCCTTTTGGTACGATGACGCGGTGAAAGACGCTATTCCTTTCGTGGCGAAGCACTTTCCCTTGGCGACCGAGGCCTGGAAAAAATGGCATGCCGCCGCCAAGCCGAACTATGCTGGAACCTGGAAAGTGGTCGGACATGACGCAGGAAAGGGCGGCGATTACACCGGGCAATTGACCCTGAAAGCGTCGGGTGGAGATCGCTACGAAGGAGAGTTCACTCACGAATTTGCCGATGGCTCCAAGATCTCAGGGAAAACGACGGCGATTCTCTATACCGGCTTTCAGTGGCGTGGCCTTGCCCAAGTCGAGGGCGGTCAGCGACAACAGGAAATTTTCTTCGGCAGTGAGGACGGAGCGACGCTGAGCGGACGCCGCCTCTCGTCTCCCCTCGGCGATATTGGCTCGGATGAGACGCTGTACAAACAGAAAGACGCGGCACGGTTGCTGACGATGAGCCCCACCGCCGTGAAAGCCGGCGGGCAGCAGCGAGTTAAGCTGTTCGGTATGAGTTTTCCCTCCGGTCTGACGTCTACCGCCGTGCACCTTGGCGACGGGGTCAAGGTGCAGTCTCTTACTCAGAACGGAAACGATTCCGTCATCGTCAATGTGACGACCGAGAAAAGCGCCAAGGTCGGAGTGCGGCAGGTCAAGATCGACGGTGTGGCCGGGGACCTCGCGCTGCAGGTGTACCGGACCATCGATCATATTCGCTTGTCTCCCGAGCATGGCTTCGCGCGTCCTGGTGGCATCAAAGCGCGCAAGGCGATGGAGCAGTTCGAGGTCATCGGCTACTCGAACGGCAAAGATGGCGTGAAAGGCACGGCGGACGATGTGAAACTCGGGCGCGTCGCTCCGGTAAAGTGGAACGTCGAGGAAAACGTCACCCGCAACGACGATGACGATGTCCGCTTCGTTGGGCAGATAAACGAACAGGGACTGTTTACCCCAGCGGACGACGGGCCGAACGCCAAGCGCGAACGCTCCGAACATAACGTCGGCGATATTTGGATCGAAGCCTGGTATACCCCGGAAGGCGCGAAGCGACCTATGGGCGTTCGGACACCGATGCTGGTGATGCCGGAAAAATTTAGTTTTCAACCGATCGAGTAA